The region CATTGAGAATGCCCGCAAACGATAATATCACTGACGTTCAAGGCTGAAACAGCAAACTCGATGGTGGCTGCTTCTCCTCCGGTCGATGCTCCAAACGGCGGGACAATATTCCCGGCGTTACGGAGAATGAACAGCTCTCCGGGATTCGTCATCATGATCAGGTCAGGGACGACACGCGAATCGGAGCAGCCAATAAACAGAGCCACAGGCTTCTGGCCAGAACTCAGTTTCTCGAACAGATTCCGCTGCTTCTCGTAAACCTCTTTATGAAACTGATGTAAACCGGCGAAGAGGGTTCTCATGGGCAGATAAGGTCCTGACAGGCTTCAAATCACACCAAAATACTCACGAATTCAATTTCGTAAATCTATCTGATTGCTTTTGAAATTGTCAGGTTCAGCAACTTTTTCTGCCGGATACTTTCCTGTTGAACAATCTGGAGACTCATCTCATTTACAGTCGGGCGCGAACGGCTTCTTTCCAGGGTCCATTATCAACACCTTTCCACCACAGAACGGCGGAGTAAGGTGCTCCAGCAGCAGAGGCCTTTGGAACAAATTTAGTGATTCGGAAAAAATTTCCATCGCGAATCGGCAACAGGCGAATTTCCTGATTGCGATTGTCAAATATGGAGCCCTCCGCAAGTACGACTTCACTGAGATGCTCCAACGCTTCGAACTCGATCGTGAAGAGCAGACCATTCACCCCCTTTTCCTGAGTCGGAACTATACGCCAGGCGGAGAGTCGAGCTGTGAAGACTTTAGGGGCCGGAGGTGGTTCGGGTTCCTTCATTTCAGCTGGCGCTTCGACCACTGCGGGTGGTGGTGTCACCTGAGGTGGTGGTGCCGGCTCATCGTCATCTCGCTTGAAGCCAATGACTGGCTTCACTTCCGGCGCGGGCGGATTGATCTGATCACAACCCCAGAGACTCATGATACCCACAGCCAGCAAAGCCCCTCTCAACAACTTGCGAGAATCAATGCTGAAGTCCAATGGCAGAGAGAGTTGAAAACAGGTCATATTTGAAGTCCCAAGAAGCGAGAAATCGCACCATCTGGCCCATACTCCATTTCGTTGACTCGCACTCCAATGCGAGACAACCAACCGCAGCGAGCCTGGGCCATTCGCAGATTGGCCCGGCCACACTCTACATTTCGCAGATGACGCCGCAATTGGCTCGATGCGATCTTCACAGGGATTTCATCGATTGGGGGAATTCTGGCATGTTGATTTGTGGGTTGGCTGGAGACTGGATGACTGAAGACTCGGTGGCTGGGGTCAAACGTCCTCGTTTGCCCCCAGGTTGTTCGATTCTCATCGGCCATAGCGAACATGATCAAAAGTCAGAAAAATACGCCTCGGCTGCATTCGTGCTGGCAACACTCTGTTGCTGGGGCGGATGAAGACTTTCGACGCTAGAAACCCCGATGAAGACCACGCCCTTGCGCAAAGCCTTCAGGGTCGTGCCACCCAAGACCAATGTCAAAAATGGTGGAAGGACACGCGCATGGCGCGGCTTCTTGTTGTCGTGGCGATGCACGACAACCCGGCCACAAGTTGGCCGGGCCACCCGTCATCACCTTTGTTTGGGCCGCGCGATGACGACAAGTTGTGTGTCATGGTCAGGTCTTATCCCCGAGACGAATCACTCGGTAATCGCACTTGATTGGGGAGGATGAATGACCGCGAGATAAGGTTTCAGCAATTGCGACCAGCGGCGATAGCCCTCTTCGCTCATATGCAGCCCATCGGCTACAAACAGTTCAGGGTTGGGTTTACCATCCGCCCCCAGCATGACCGTTTCGGTATCGATAAAGGTGGCCTGGGGGTCTTTGCCGCAGATTTTCGCCAGTTGACTATTGGTTTCGCGAATGGATTCAATCATTTCCCAGCGTTTAACACTGGGTTTGATGCCCAAGACGATGATTTTCGTCTCGGGTAATGCGGTACGAACCCAGGTATGAAACTTCTCGAAGTTCTGCACGACTTCTCCACTGGACTGCTTGGCGGCAATGTCATTATCGCCCGAATAGATCACCAGCACAGCCGGTTGGAGTGGCTTCAGAATGCGTTCGGCATGCCGGACAAGATCGTCATATCGGGAGCCTCCAAACCCGCGATTGATCGGAGTGTATTCAGGGAATGAATCTTTGAGTTTCCATAAACGAATGGTAGAGCTGCCGCAGAAAACAAGGCCGCCCGTGCGCTGAGGATGCATCGTGTTCTCCTTGTCGAAAGCAGCGAGTTCCTTGTTCCATCGCTCTGCCTGTGGAACCGCGGCGGTCTGTGGCGGTGCCGCAGTGGTTGTGGCCGGGTTGTCGATGACCGTTGGTGGAGCAGCCATCACGTCCACTTGAAGGTACGCCACGGCATGCCACAAAACGGCACTGGCTCCCAAAAGCATCAACCAGCAGGTTCGACCAGACATCCAATGACATCCAGATGCTGACTGGCGATTGTGGCATAGTGTGTAAAGAAGATCTTTCATGGGATGAGTTCCTGTCGATCTGGCGGGAGAACAATCTTCTGGTGTCCATCGCAGAATGAGCCTGCCCGGAGGTAAACTCAAGGACGCAGGGGGGAATTTAACCCCTCATGCCCTTACAAAACAGTGCGAAAGCTTCATCAGGACGTGGCCGAGATGACAGGATCCGACGAAACAGCACAGAATCCGCCATCTCTAAGCCCACCAGAGCTTTCGGAAAATCGAGCCGAGCCTGTGCAGGATCTCGCCCATCAGCAGCCTGCATTCACTGAAGGAAAGCCCCGAAGAGAAAAGCCCGAAAAAAGTCGGCGGATTGAGCGAGAGTTCGGCATTCCCATCCCCGGTGAGATTCTTCCCCCTGACCAGTGGGTCAAAACAGCCATCAAAACCCTTCCATCTTCCGGTCTATTGAACTGGCATGAAGTGTTTGGACTGACGCTGGAACAGAAGCAGGGTGTGGTGCTCGATCTCGGTTGCGGCAACGGACGCAGTACGCTGTGGCACGCGATTGTCGAGCCTCAATTCTGTTACCTGGGTGTTGATATCCTGCCCGTCGTCATTCGCTATGCGACAAGGCGTGCCAACCAAAGAGGATTGGGGCATCTTCGATTTGCCGTGATTGGTGGGAAGGAACTGCTCGCACAGTTCGTGCCCCCAGGTTCTGTATCGAAGATCTGCATCTATCACCCACAGCCCTATTACGAAGAGCACCTGATTGCCAAGCGACTGGTGACGCCTGAGTTTCTCGCCATGGCCCATCAGGCGTTAGTGCCAGGAGGCGAGTTGATCCTGCAGACAGATCATCCGGCTTACTGGCAGTACATGGAACAGGTAGTTCCTGCATTCTTTGAGTTGAGGGCGATCCCCGGTCCATGGCCTGATGCACCGCGCGGCAGAACACGCCGCGAGATTCTGGCGACAAAACGCGGGTTACCGGTGTTTCGAGGTGTCGCCACACGGAAAGAAGGGCTGGATCGCGCCTCTGCTTTTGAGAAAGCGAGTGCCCTCCCCGTCCCGACTTTCAATGCAGATCGTCGGCTGTTGGCGCTGGATCGCGAGGAACAGTCGCTTTAGCCGCGAAAAATCTATTTTTGTAACCACAAGTTTGGTCAACAGTTGCGACTCTTTTATCCAGGAGATCGCAGATTTTTCAAAGCGACAGTTGCGAAAAGTCTGCCAGTATGAATAATACTGACATTGAGACTCAGTCTCAGATTTCTGCCAGCCAGGAGATTCTCCCAGCCAGCCTGTGAGGTCATCACTTCATGGGGAAGTGAGCCTTTCATTTCAAAGGCCTTGGGCTTGGAGATTTCTATGCGACATTTGCTGCCGCGACGCGGATTTACGTTGATCGAACTTCTGGTGGTGATTGCGATCATCGCCATTCTCATCGCTCTGCTCCTCCCAGCCGTCCAACAGGCCCGGGAAGCCGCCCGGAGAACGCAGTGCCGCAATAATTTGAAGCAGATCGCACTGGCGATGCACAACTATCACGATGTCGCTAACCGGTTGCCACCGGGGTTCGATAATCAGTTGAAGAGTGCCTTCACAGCCACACTGCCATACATCGATCAGGCGAACGCCTACAACAAGTACGACTTCAGTCGCTATTACACCGATCCAGTGAATGTGGCGGTGATCAACCAGAGGATCCCCGCGTTCCTCTGTCCCACGATGGTTCTGCCGCGAGAAGTTCCCGATCCTGGCTGTCCCGGTGAAGTCGGTGCCCCCACCAGTTATGGCGTCAGCGCAGGTTCCCTGCTGCGTGGCTCCGGTTCCAACGGAACATTCGCCCATGACGATGTGAATGTCACAGTCGGAGGCATCCCCTTTCGCGACATCACCGATGGCCTTTCCAACACTCTTCTTATTGGAGAATTCAACTTCCGGCTTGCCGAATATTTGTGGACATCCTCAGCATCCAGTTGCCCCGCCAAATCAGGACAACCCCGCTGGGGCAATCATCGTTGGGGCTTGGGTTATGCCAGCATGACAACCGGCACAACGGCCTACCCCATCGGTGTTGTTGTCGGTACGGGCACAACCACCGGCATGTGGCGTAGCGACCATACCGGCGGCCTCCACTTCGCGCTGGGAGACGGTTCTGTCCGATTCATCAGCTACAATATCGATAAATCACTTCTCGACGGCCTGGCCACAAGAGCAGGAGGCGAGGTGCTTAGTGAGTTCTAATCCTGCTCAACGCGAGCCGCTTTGGGTTCTTAATGCTTATGCCTTAGGTACCACGCGGCACGAAACTTCAAACGAGGAAGCAGCCACGACGATTCCACTTCCAAAGAGCAGAATTGCCGCCAGCCTAAAGCTTTGGATTCATGGTGGGTTTCTGACATTTCTCTTTTTGAGTCTGGTCAGTCATCTGGGTTGTCAGCAGAGCGCCAGTGCCACGCCCGATCCGTTGCGGTGCGAGATTTCAGGCGAAGTGTTGATGGATGGGCAACCACTTGATGGCGCCAGCATCGCGTTTGTCTCTGTTGATACGCAGGCCCCCCAAACAGCCACGGCGAATATCATCGGCGGCAGGTTTTCGTTACCACATACCAATGGACCTTTTCCCGGTAGAAACCAGATCATGATCCTGCCAAATCAAGTGGACGAAGCCGAGGCCATAGAACGATCAAAAGCAGCTCAAGGCAAACCATTCTCACTCGATCAAGTGAAGATCCCTGCCGCTTTTCGCCGTAATTCAAAGCTGTTTTTCAATGTCTCGCTCACAGGCAGCAACCGACTGAAGCTTGAACTTGGCTCAAAGGGCGAACCGGCTAAAATCACTATTGCAAATTAGTTGCAATAACTACAGGCTAAGTTGACCCACTGCGATTGGAACAACGCGATCTTTGTTCGTTACATGAATTGTGGGCATAACCCCTCGACGAGTCCACAATCAATTGATGTTTACTGTTTCCACCTCCAAAAGGGAGTGCATATCCATGTTGACTCGTAGTTACCTCTTCGCTGGCCTTCGCAGTGGGGGAATCGTAATCGCCACCTTAGCAATGAACCTCGCGGTTCCGCTGATTGCTCAAGCCCATTTTCTGTGGGTTGTGGATGCCAACCAGTCAGCCGATGGCAAGGTGCATGTTTACTTCTCCGAAGAAGCTGCCCCTGATAATCCGGCACTCCTGGAAAAAATCCTCGGGGCCAAGCTCTGGGAAGCGAACCTCCACGATGATGCCGTCAAGGTGAGTCCCCTCAAGTTTGAAAAAGGGGAAAATTCTCTGGAAGCCACCTTCTCACCCAAATCGACCAACGCCGGAGTCTTTCTCGATTACGGCGTCATGTCGAAAGGTGGAGCCGAACCCTACCTCTTGAGATACTGCGGTCGCTCACAAACGATTGCCAACCGCAAAGGTGGCAAGGTCATTGGCGATGCGGCGGTATTGCCATTGGAAGTTGTCGCCGAACGCTCAGGCGACGGCTTCCTGCTGCGTACCTTCTGGCAAGGCCAGCCAGCCGAAGGGATTGAAGTGACTGTCGATGGTGGCGATCTTTCGGCCAGCAAAGAAGGTGTTTCCAATGCTCAGGGAGAACTCGCCCTGGGAACACTGGCCAACGGACTCTATTCCATTCGCGTCAAAAAAGTGCTGGAAGAACCAGGCAAGCTGGGGGATAAAGAATACAAGTCCATTCGGATCTACAGCACAACTTCACTCTTGATCAAGCCGCCCGCTGAAGTGACTCAACCCGCCGTATCAAAGGCCTTACCTGAACTTCCTCGCGGCATCACCAGCTTTGGTGGAGCTGTCGTGGGCGATGTGGTCTATGTCTACGGAGGCCATGCAGGGGGTGCCCATCATTACGCGAAAGAAGATCAATCGCGTGAACTGCTGGCGCTGAACGTCAAGCAGCCTTCCGAATGGAAAGTGGTCGGAGAAGGACCAGAGCGAACTGGTCTGGCGATGGTCGCCGTGGGAAATGACCTTTACCGCATGGGCGGTTTTATTGCTGATAACGGCAAGGAAGAGAAGGAAGTTCTCAAAAGCACCAGCGATTTTGCCCGCTGGGATGCGGCCATTAAGCAGTGGATCGAATTGCCGGCACTTCCTGAGCCACGCTCTTCGCTGGATGCTGCTGTGATCGGTAAAACGATCTATGTCGTCGGTGGCTGGAATCTCAATGGGGGTGGCAAGGAAGCACAGTGGCACGAAACAGCCTGGAAGTGTGACGTTTCGGCAAATCCTCCTGTCTGGCAGCCGATTGCAAATCCACCGTTCTTGCGCAGAGCACTTTCCCTCGCCGAGCATCAGGGGAAGCTTTATGTGATCGGTGGGATGAAAAATCAGGGTGGCCCGACGACAGAAGTTGCCATCTACGATCCTGCGACAAATTCATGGAGTTCAGGACCTGCTCTACCTGGCGAAGGAATGGAAGGCTTTGGCAACTCTTCATTCGCCATCAATCAGCATCTCTTCGTGAGTGTGATGTCGGGCAAAGTCTATAAGCTCTCCGCCGATGGTTCCCAGTGGGATCAGGTCTACCAGTTGGAGAAACCCCGTTTCTTCCATCGCATGCTCCCCATCAACCAGCATCAACTGGTGTTTGTGGGTGGAGCCAGCATGGAAGCCGGCAAAGCGAAAACCACGGAAGTCTTTGACATCAAGTAGGTTGAATTTGTAATCGATTCACCTTTGATTCCGTTCGACAACCACGGTTGTCGAACGGTTTTTTGTTTGAACGGATAGCCGGTAAATCCTATTGATTGAGAGCACATGCAACTTTAATGAATTTCCTGCCAGTGCCTGAAAATTGTGATCAAAACTGGTGTTCCCCCAGGAAGAACTTTGGTAGGACATTGAGCCTGTTGGATTGACTCAAGGCACTGTTGTCTTCTAACGCTATGGGTTGATGGCAGGCTGAATCTCTGGCCTGAGATGTTTTCTGAGGAATGCTTTCATGAATGGGCAGTCGATTTCGAGATTACTGAAGCAGTCTTTATTCATCGCAGGTTTCAGTTGGCTACTCCTCTCCTCTACGGTGACTCAGGCTGAATCACCCGTGGTGCGTGTGATGAGCTACAACTTGTGGCATGGAGGTGATGCCGGGAAGCAACCGCTGGAACAGACCGCCAAGGTGATTCGTGAAGCCCGGGCCGATCTGGTGGGATTGCAGGAGACGCGTGGCTATGCGACCGGCGGACAACCTCGGCCTGATCGAGCCAAGGAGATTGCCCAGATCCTCGGTTGGAATTACTTCGATCAGGGTGGAGGCACAGCGATTTTGAGCCGCTATCCCATTGGCAAAGCCTCACCGGGAAAATGGGGTGTCGAAATTGAACATCCCAGTGGTACGAAGCTGTATTTGTTCAATGCCCACCTCATGTATATTCCGTACCAGCCCTATCAGTTGTTGAATATTCCTTATGGTGATTACCCGTTTATCAAGACCGAGCAGGAAGCGATCGACTTCGCGAAAAAGGCCCGCGGTGAGCAGGTCGAGCGTCTGATTGCGGATATCAAAGCCACAGTTCCCGCTGACGCTACAGTTTTTGTGACTGGCGATTTCAATGAGCCATCGCATTGGGATTGGACAGCAGCAGCTCAAAAGGCTGGCCGCTGCCCGATCGCTGTGAAATGGCCATCGACCAGCATGATGGCAGAGACAGGCTTCATTGACACCTACCGCGAAGCCCATCCCGATCCGGTCACTGCACCCGGAATCACGTGGACACCGCTCACGAAGATCACCGATCCCAAAGATCGCCACGATCGCATTGATTTTGTGCTGATGCGTCAGGGAGGTGGCAAAGTCCTCAGTTCGCAAGTCCTGGGCGAATCGAAAGAGGCGGCAGATGTGGTCGTCATCCCCTACCCTTCAGATCATCGCTCTGTGGTGAGTGCTGTTGAACTGACGGGCAAGTGATACGCTATGCATGAAATAAGAGCGCTCTATGTGCCATGCTTGCAGCAGTGTGCCATGCTTGCAGCTCTGGGCAAGCATGCTCGACTACCCCTCAACAGGCCATCGATTTCGGGAATGGGCATCAGACATGCTCGCTCAAAGCCGCGAGGCATGGCACGCAGGATGCAGCATTCATTGATTGCTTGAGATCAATGGTGACCCGACGACTTCTTAGGCTCCGCTTTCTTGGTCTCCGTCTTCGCCCCATGGCTGCTGGAACCATGACTGGAAGAACCGTGCCCAGAAGCTTCCTTTTTCGCTCCATGGCCGCTCGATGAACCGTGGCCTGAAGAGCCATGCCCCGATGAACCGTGACCCGCGGCTTTCTCGGGTGCGTGACTATCAGTCTTGGGCTTCGCGTGCAGGCTTTGTCCAGGTGGAACCTGTGACGGATCAGCCTTGCCAAAGAAACCGCCCGGCTCGTCTGGGCTTTCTCGATATTTGCGAGCGAGCTCACCAATCAAAAAGACTTCGACACGAGCATTCTGGGCCTGATGTTCAGCATCGAGCTTCTTCGCACTATAGGGTTCTTCGGCACCATCCTGGCTGAGCCGCAAGCGACCAAGTTCAACACCTTTACTCACCAGAAAATCTTTAACAGCCTGACTGCGCATCCACGACAATTGCCAGGGATCTTCTTTCGTTTGAGTGTCGGCACGTTCGCGGCGAGATGCGTGGCCCCGAATTTCAATCTTATTGGGTTTCCCCAGCAGATCCGGAAGCAATGCTTCAAGCTGATTAATGGCCGATTCATCGAGTGCGTAGGCTTTTTCGGCAAAGAGAACCATTGTCCCCACGTTTCGCGTCTTTTCGATGTCGTGGAAAATCTTCAGTTCTGCACGCGGCGGAAAGAGCGATGGCTCCACATCGGGATCCAGTTCGGCGGCAGCAGCACCGGGTGGCGGTTGAAAGTAGTGCGCCACAGCCGTTTTCACTTCTTTGCTCTGGCCCACCAGCCACATGACGAGAAAGAACGCCATCATCGCGGTGACGAAGTCGGCATAGGCAACTTTCCATGCTCCTCCGCCACCACCAGCCATCGTTCAATCTCCTGAAAACTGACTCAAATGACTGGAATCACGCTGCTGCATCGGCTTCTTTGAGCATTTTTTCCAGTTCGACACGCTCGGGGCGGGCTTCACTGCAGACGACTCGACGGGCCTGTTCGATAATCTGCTTAGGTGCAGCACCACCAATGGCGGCTTCGATGATCGCCGCTGTTGTGCGATAGAAATCCATCTCAGATTTCCCGAGAAGATCCATGCGTGCTGCCAGTGGAGCCATAAAGCCATACGAGGCGAGAATCCCGAGGAAGGTACCGACGAGAGCCGCACCCACTTTGTGACCAATTTCCTCCACAGGGCCATCAATGGCACCCATGGTGATCACAATTCCAAGCACGGCAGCCACAATCCCGAAGCCGGGCATCGCGTCGGCACTCTTGGCGAGAATTCCAACGGCCTGATGATGCTCTTCTTCCATCACAGCAATCTGCTTCTGGAGCAGGTCGTGGAGCTGTTCCTGGCTCATGCTGGCCTCCACGACTGAAGACAGTCCATCACACAGAAAGGTCGTAAAATGATGATCCTTCTGGAGCCGGGGATACTTCGAAAAAATCTTGCTTTCGTGAGGATCGTTCAGGTGAGGCTCTAGTGCGAGTAAGCCATCTTTTCGAGCCGTCTTGAGGAGATCATAAGACAGCTTGAAAAGATCACCGTACGCTTTCTTATTAAACGGGCTCCCCTTAAGTGCCCCGATGATCGACTTGATCAGATCTTTGAGGATTTTGGGGCTGCCCATGACCAGCATGGCCCCGAGCGAAGCACCACCAATGGTGAGCACTTCGGAGGGGTGGATCAAAGCTTCCACATGGCCACCAGCCCATGTGTAGCCGCCCAGCACGCAGCCAGTTACAACGATGAATCCAATAATCACAAACATGCCGCGATATTCCGCTCGCTGAGGGCACCTTCGGGAACGATATGGCAAAGAGAACGACGGCTGTCGGATGGCTCAATGGGCGAACCCGTCGAGAGAACTCACCGCCTCTTTGATCGGAAGGCCGAAGCCTGATCAGTGGCAGGAAATGCAGGAACTCGCCCCGCAAATTCGAGTTGGCAGTGAAATGCCCTGTTGTAGTATCAATTCACTGTTTAACACGTGCAGCGATTCTGCGGATTATGCTGGGCACAGAGCCAGCGCACGATCTTCCAGATGCAGGGAAGAGAGATCCGAGATGCTGCCCTTGGGTGATTACTCCACCAGTGAATCACCGGGCCGGTAACGCACAGGGTGCCACGACTTCGCGAGATTGATCAGCCCTGCCAGAATCTGTGGGTCATTCGCGCAGGCCACGACCCGTGGTAAACGAATCATATCGGCTTTTTCATCCAGCCACGTCTCACGAAAATGGACCGGCTCGCCGGTATCTGTCCAGCAGGCATTCCCACCAAAGTACCGCGCAATCTGCATCGAAACCGGAAAGTCGTAGACATTCGGCGAATGAATCAACGAGCCTGCAAATTCCCCGGAAGCCATCAGTTCATAGATACTTCCCGGCATCTCATCAGGTGCGACTCCTTCGTAGCCGCACCTCGTAATCTCGCTGGCCGCGATCACATCCCGATGCTGAAAGCCAATCACGTAGATCTTCTTCGAAGTCGTCGGCCGATCAGCCTCGGCAACCACAAGACTTCGCACGACATCAGTCGCGGGGCGTGACCAGTCATCCGGCCCACTCACCACGCGTTCCGGCGTTACCTCGACCCACCAGCCCTGCACACCTTTTTCCGGGATGTACACCAGCGAATAAAGCATTTCGCTGGCTGTCCGCAGATGCAGCATCACGGCATATCCATTCCCCGTATGGTCTCGATACTGCTTCGTTCCATCAATGGGATCCAGTGCCAGCACAAACTCCGATTGCTGAGCGAAGGCATGCAGATCGCCTGTTGATTCTTCTGCCTCAATTCGACAATGCCGGAAGATCGGATCCACATCACGAAGAGCCGCCACCAGCAACTCCTGGATCGTTAAATCGGCCAGAGTGAGTGCATCAGTCAGCGCACTTCCCGTCGTTTTTGTGGCGACAGAAATGTTGTGACTTCGTAACCGTCGCCCAATCGCACCTGCCCAGCGCAAAATGGGTGGAAGGTGGACACTCAGCGCATTGATCAGAAACTCAGACTGCATGGAGCGTCGCCTTATTGAGCAATATCGATGGGAAAGTTGTCTTCAGTCAGTTCACCAATGACACACAAGAAACGATTCAGCGGCCCGGTTCAGATCGCCCAACCTGTGAAGCCTCCACGAGCTGCTCGACATACTCGATCAAGCGTGTTGCGACGGGAATTCCTGTTGCAGCTTGAAATCCCTTCCAGCCGGGAACTCCATTCACTTCCAGCAGCAGCCATTGACCATCCGGACGTCGTACCAGATCGACACCTGCGAACACAGTCCCTACAGTTTTTGCAGCAGCGACCGCCAGGCTGGCTGTTTCATCATCGAGTTCTGTACGCATCGATTGGCCTCCCAGCGAGAGATTCGTGCGGAAATCTTCTTGAGACTTGCGTTCAATCGCCCCTAGAGGCGCACCATTGAGCACCAGCACTCGCAGGTCGCGACCACCATGATCAATATACTCTTGCAGGTAAAGCACGGCTCCCGTTCGCACCAGAGTTTGTGCCACTCTCCAGAGCAATTCCGGCTCTTCGATACGAAAAATCCCTCGCCCTTCAGACCCAAACAGTGGCTTGAGCACCACATTTCGCCCGAGCTTCTCAAAGGCTTGCAATGCTTCCTGTGCTGTCTCGCAAACAAATGTGGCCGGCACCGGCAGCCCGGCATGAGCGAGGCGAGCCGTGGTGAGAAACTTATCAATCGCACATTCCAGCGACCTGGGTGAATTGATGATCGGCAGACCTTTCTGCTCGGCCAACGCCAGCAGATTCATCCGCGTTACCACCTGCTCCAGCGAACCGCCGGGCATAGACCTGACAATCAACGCATCCAATCCGTCCAGTTCAAAATGAGGTGTTGCCTCTTTTGATGGGGTCAGAAATGTCTGCCCTGTGATCTCAATAGGACGATCTGCTGATCGAGTTCCTGATCCGCAGCTTGCTGCCAGTTCAGAAAACTCCAGCGGAACGACCATATGGCCACGCTCTCTCGCGGCCAGTTCCAACTGCTCCAGCGACCAGTTCCCGGGCTGTGACAGCACACCCATCTTCAAGATGGCTGTCATTCCGCAACCAGACCAAACGACTTAAGCACCAGAGGCACATGAGGCTCGCCCGCCACATGCACTCGACCGGTATCGACGTTCTGCACAATCACCTGGGCGGGGCTGAACAACAGCTTGTCAATTTTGTAGAAGTCGCGTCCGGCAGCTTCGAAGATCTCCAGGAAAGTTTTTCCAAAGACCGACGAAGATTTCGATGGAACCTGGGGCAGAATCTCGGCAA is a window of Planctopirus limnophila DSM 3776 DNA encoding:
- a CDS encoding GDSL-type esterase/lipase family protein encodes the protein MSGRTCWLMLLGASAVLWHAVAYLQVDVMAAPPTVIDNPATTTAAPPQTAAVPQAERWNKELAAFDKENTMHPQRTGGLVFCGSSTIRLWKLKDSFPEYTPINRGFGGSRYDDLVRHAERILKPLQPAVLVIYSGDNDIAAKQSSGEVVQNFEKFHTWVRTALPETKIIVLGIKPSVKRWEMIESIRETNSQLAKICGKDPQATFIDTETVMLGADGKPNPELFVADGLHMSEEGYRRWSQLLKPYLAVIHPPQSSAITE
- the trmB gene encoding tRNA (guanine(46)-N(7))-methyltransferase TrmB, with translation MTGSDETAQNPPSLSPPELSENRAEPVQDLAHQQPAFTEGKPRREKPEKSRRIEREFGIPIPGEILPPDQWVKTAIKTLPSSGLLNWHEVFGLTLEQKQGVVLDLGCGNGRSTLWHAIVEPQFCYLGVDILPVVIRYATRRANQRGLGHLRFAVIGGKELLAQFVPPGSVSKICIYHPQPYYEEHLIAKRLVTPEFLAMAHQALVPGGELILQTDHPAYWQYMEQVVPAFFELRAIPGPWPDAPRGRTRREILATKRGLPVFRGVATRKEGLDRASAFEKASALPVPTFNADRRLLALDREEQSL
- a CDS encoding DUF1559 domain-containing protein, coding for MRHLLPRRGFTLIELLVVIAIIAILIALLLPAVQQAREAARRTQCRNNLKQIALAMHNYHDVANRLPPGFDNQLKSAFTATLPYIDQANAYNKYDFSRYYTDPVNVAVINQRIPAFLCPTMVLPREVPDPGCPGEVGAPTSYGVSAGSLLRGSGSNGTFAHDDVNVTVGGIPFRDITDGLSNTLLIGEFNFRLAEYLWTSSASSCPAKSGQPRWGNHRWGLGYASMTTGTTAYPIGVVVGTGTTTGMWRSDHTGGLHFALGDGSVRFISYNIDKSLLDGLATRAGGEVLSEF
- a CDS encoding kelch repeat-containing protein — translated: MLTRSYLFAGLRSGGIVIATLAMNLAVPLIAQAHFLWVVDANQSADGKVHVYFSEEAAPDNPALLEKILGAKLWEANLHDDAVKVSPLKFEKGENSLEATFSPKSTNAGVFLDYGVMSKGGAEPYLLRYCGRSQTIANRKGGKVIGDAAVLPLEVVAERSGDGFLLRTFWQGQPAEGIEVTVDGGDLSASKEGVSNAQGELALGTLANGLYSIRVKKVLEEPGKLGDKEYKSIRIYSTTSLLIKPPAEVTQPAVSKALPELPRGITSFGGAVVGDVVYVYGGHAGGAHHYAKEDQSRELLALNVKQPSEWKVVGEGPERTGLAMVAVGNDLYRMGGFIADNGKEEKEVLKSTSDFARWDAAIKQWIELPALPEPRSSLDAAVIGKTIYVVGGWNLNGGGKEAQWHETAWKCDVSANPPVWQPIANPPFLRRALSLAEHQGKLYVIGGMKNQGGPTTEVAIYDPATNSWSSGPALPGEGMEGFGNSSFAINQHLFVSVMSGKVYKLSADGSQWDQVYQLEKPRFFHRMLPINQHQLVFVGGASMEAGKAKTTEVFDIK
- a CDS encoding endonuclease/exonuclease/phosphatase family protein, with the translated sequence MNGQSISRLLKQSLFIAGFSWLLLSSTVTQAESPVVRVMSYNLWHGGDAGKQPLEQTAKVIREARADLVGLQETRGYATGGQPRPDRAKEIAQILGWNYFDQGGGTAILSRYPIGKASPGKWGVEIEHPSGTKLYLFNAHLMYIPYQPYQLLNIPYGDYPFIKTEQEAIDFAKKARGEQVERLIADIKATVPADATVFVTGDFNEPSHWDWTAAAQKAGRCPIAVKWPSTSMMAETGFIDTYREAHPDPVTAPGITWTPLTKITDPKDRHDRIDFVLMRQGGGKVLSSQVLGESKEAADVVVIPYPSDHRSVVSAVELTGK
- a CDS encoding OmpA/MotB family protein, giving the protein MAGGGGGAWKVAYADFVTAMMAFFLVMWLVGQSKEVKTAVAHYFQPPPGAAAAELDPDVEPSLFPPRAELKIFHDIEKTRNVGTMVLFAEKAYALDESAINQLEALLPDLLGKPNKIEIRGHASRRERADTQTKEDPWQLSWMRSQAVKDFLVSKGVELGRLRLSQDGAEEPYSAKKLDAEHQAQNARVEVFLIGELARKYRESPDEPGGFFGKADPSQVPPGQSLHAKPKTDSHAPEKAAGHGSSGHGSSGHGSSSGHGAKKEASGHGSSSHGSSSHGAKTETKKAEPKKSSGHH
- the motA gene encoding flagellar motor stator protein MotA produces the protein MFVIIGFIVVTGCVLGGYTWAGGHVEALIHPSEVLTIGGASLGAMLVMGSPKILKDLIKSIIGALKGSPFNKKAYGDLFKLSYDLLKTARKDGLLALEPHLNDPHESKIFSKYPRLQKDHHFTTFLCDGLSSVVEASMSQEQLHDLLQKQIAVMEEEHHQAVGILAKSADAMPGFGIVAAVLGIVITMGAIDGPVEEIGHKVGAALVGTFLGILASYGFMAPLAARMDLLGKSEMDFYRTTAAIIEAAIGGAAPKQIIEQARRVVCSEARPERVELEKMLKEADAAA
- a CDS encoding inositol monophosphatase family protein, encoding MQSEFLINALSVHLPPILRWAGAIGRRLRSHNISVATKTTGSALTDALTLADLTIQELLVAALRDVDPIFRHCRIEAEESTGDLHAFAQQSEFVLALDPIDGTKQYRDHTGNGYAVMLHLRTASEMLYSLVYIPEKGVQGWWVEVTPERVVSGPDDWSRPATDVVRSLVVAEADRPTTSKKIYVIGFQHRDVIAASEITRCGYEGVAPDEMPGSIYELMASGEFAGSLIHSPNVYDFPVSMQIARYFGGNACWTDTGEPVHFRETWLDEKADMIRLPRVVACANDPQILAGLINLAKSWHPVRYRPGDSLVE